From a region of the Agromyces ramosus genome:
- a CDS encoding ABC transporter substrate-binding protein: MTHTARRGATVGLAIASIAMLTACGTTSGGTDGGGEAATELGEMEGQVSLLAWPGYVEDGSNDPEVDWVTPFEEETGCKVTSKTYGTSDEAFSLMKTGDYDVVAASGDASLRLVAAGDVAPVNTDLIPNYEGIYDFLKMQSWNSVDGEAYGVPHGYGANLLMYNTELFPEAPTSWDVVFDKASENAGKVTAYDSPIYIADAAVYLMHHQPELGIENPYALDEEQFAAAVDLLKEQRASIGEYWSDYLKEIQAFETGDTVVGTSWQVIQNVLEGSGAPTAVVLPEEGTTGWSDTWMIASESKNPNCAYAWLNYIASPEANAAATEYFGEAPSNEAACEFRSEGSCEAFHAGDEDYASQIWYWSTPIAECLDGRTDVECVDYSGWTEAWSEIKG; encoded by the coding sequence ATGACGCACACGGCACGCCGTGGCGCGACCGTCGGGCTCGCGATCGCCTCGATCGCGATGCTCACGGCCTGCGGCACCACCTCCGGCGGCACCGATGGCGGCGGCGAGGCCGCCACCGAACTCGGCGAGATGGAGGGTCAGGTCTCGCTCCTCGCGTGGCCAGGCTACGTCGAAGACGGCTCCAACGACCCCGAGGTCGACTGGGTCACGCCGTTCGAGGAGGAGACCGGCTGCAAGGTCACCTCCAAGACCTACGGCACTTCCGACGAGGCGTTCAGCCTCATGAAGACCGGCGACTACGACGTGGTCGCGGCATCCGGTGACGCCTCGCTGCGCCTCGTCGCCGCCGGCGATGTGGCCCCCGTCAACACCGACCTCATCCCGAACTACGAGGGCATCTACGACTTCCTGAAGATGCAGTCGTGGAACTCGGTCGACGGCGAGGCCTACGGCGTGCCGCACGGCTACGGTGCGAACCTGCTCATGTACAACACGGAGCTGTTCCCCGAGGCGCCCACCTCATGGGACGTCGTGTTCGACAAGGCGAGCGAGAACGCCGGCAAGGTCACCGCCTACGACTCGCCCATCTACATCGCGGATGCCGCGGTGTACCTGATGCACCACCAGCCCGAGCTCGGCATCGAGAACCCGTACGCCCTCGACGAGGAGCAGTTCGCGGCGGCCGTCGACCTGCTCAAGGAGCAGCGCGCCTCGATCGGCGAGTACTGGTCGGACTACCTGAAGGAGATCCAGGCGTTCGAGACCGGCGACACCGTCGTCGGCACGAGCTGGCAGGTCATCCAGAACGTGCTCGAGGGTTCGGGAGCGCCGACCGCGGTCGTGCTGCCGGAAGAGGGCACGACCGGATGGTCCGACACGTGGATGATCGCGTCCGAGTCGAAGAACCCCAACTGCGCGTACGCGTGGCTGAACTACATCGCGAGCCCCGAGGCGAACGCCGCCGCCACCGAGTACTTCGGTGAGGCGCCCTCGAACGAGGCCGCGTGCGAGTTCCGCTCCGAAGGCTCGTGCGAGGCGTTCCACGCCGGGGACGAGGACTACGCGTCGCAGATCTGGTACTGGTCGACCCCTATCGC